In Persicimonas caeni, a single window of DNA contains:
- a CDS encoding alpha/beta hydrolase family esterase — MAAMKYAITLVILAAGLTLATGCGSDADSTQQNTGDAGQSDTTQTDTNQPDTNQQDAGGDAALAPPWDASAPLGGDRPARVILPNAYDRTQSWPLVVLLHGYTATGPLQDAYFGLSRRGDERGFITVLPNGTQDGAGNRFWNATDACCNFGGSSVDDVQYLSDLLAEAKERLAVDADRVYFMGHSNGGFMSYRMACELGSEIAAIASLAGSAFDDAQDCAENGQVGVLQIHGDADETVLYDGGQFAGNAYPGAREVAERWAARNGCDAQAQTGEAADLDKDVDGAESDIEQWGGCEADRRVELWSIRGGGHIPSLSDDFTDRVLDFLFAHSR; from the coding sequence ATGGCCGCCATGAAATACGCCATCACACTCGTCATACTCGCCGCCGGTCTCACCCTCGCCACAGGTTGCGGCTCCGATGCCGACTCCACGCAGCAGAACACGGGCGACGCCGGCCAATCCGATACAACTCAGACCGATACAAACCAGCCTGACACGAATCAGCAGGACGCAGGCGGCGACGCGGCGCTCGCGCCGCCGTGGGATGCGAGCGCGCCGTTGGGCGGCGACCGTCCGGCGCGGGTGATCTTGCCCAACGCCTACGACCGCACGCAGAGCTGGCCGCTGGTCGTGTTGCTGCACGGGTACACGGCCACCGGGCCGCTGCAGGATGCCTATTTCGGGTTGAGCCGGCGTGGCGACGAGCGTGGGTTTATCACCGTGCTGCCCAACGGGACGCAGGACGGGGCGGGCAACCGGTTTTGGAACGCGACCGACGCGTGCTGCAACTTCGGGGGGAGCAGCGTCGACGACGTGCAGTACCTGAGTGACCTGCTCGCCGAGGCCAAAGAGCGCCTGGCGGTCGACGCCGACCGGGTCTACTTCATGGGGCACTCCAACGGCGGGTTCATGAGCTACCGGATGGCCTGCGAGCTCGGCTCCGAGATCGCGGCCATCGCCAGCCTGGCGGGCAGCGCGTTCGACGACGCGCAGGATTGCGCCGAGAACGGGCAGGTGGGCGTGCTGCAGATCCACGGCGACGCCGACGAGACCGTGCTGTACGACGGCGGCCAATTCGCCGGCAACGCCTACCCCGGCGCGCGCGAGGTCGCCGAGCGCTGGGCGGCCAGAAACGGCTGCGACGCCCAGGCGCAGACCGGCGAGGCGGCCGATCTCGACAAGGATGTCGACGGCGCCGAGAGCGATATCGAGCAGTGGGGTGGGTGCGAGGCCGACCGGCGCGTGGAGCTGTGGAGCATCCGCGGCGGCGGGCATATCCCGAGCCTGAGCGACGATTTTACCGACCGGGTGCTCGACTTTTTGTTCGCGCACAGCCGATGA
- a CDS encoding bacteriohemerythrin has translation MAFIDWKESYNTGVGPIDEQHQKLVELINELHSAMKQAKSKEVIGDVIGELAKYTQYHFTDEEKYMQRANYPKLLEHKKEHDDFVAHVSDYKGRFDRGEVMLSIDVLNFLQDWLVDHIEGSDQDYVSYVKG, from the coding sequence ATGGCATTTATCGACTGGAAAGAATCGTACAACACCGGCGTTGGCCCCATCGACGAGCAGCACCAGAAGCTCGTCGAGCTCATCAACGAGCTGCACTCGGCGATGAAGCAGGCCAAGAGCAAAGAAGTCATCGGCGACGTGATCGGTGAGCTGGCCAAGTACACCCAGTATCACTTCACCGACGAAGAGAAGTACATGCAGCGGGCCAACTACCCGAAGCTGCTCGAGCACAAAAAGGAGCACGACGACTTCGTGGCCCACGTCAGCGATTACAAAGGCCGCTTCGACCGCGGCGAGGTGATGCTGTCGATCGACGTGCTCAACTTCTTGCAGGATTGGCTCGTCGACCACATCGAGGGCAGCGACCAGGATTACGTCAGCTACGTCAAAGGCTGA
- a CDS encoding endonuclease/exonuclease/phosphatase family protein, producing MIRKHHLLTLALCATLTACASENNTVDDSNAQADAGEQDTTEQDATQQDATQQDATQQDTTSAPTTVRVATYNASLYRQQAGQLADDLAGGQDAQAKEVAEVLQRVRPDVVLINEFDWDADGEAARIFQEEYLAVGQAGQEALDYAHRYVPATNTGLSSGVDLDGDGQATTEPGSNAYGNDSYGYGQFTGQYGMVIYSRYPIATDAIRSFQEFLWKEMPDSQMPADFYSEEAKDVMRLSSKNHVDVPVEIDGTTVHVLASHPTPPAFDGPEDRNGRRNHDEVRLWLDYVTGGEQAAYLVDDSGVAGGLADGAEFVVVGDLNTDPKDGDSRRGALVDLLAFAQDPQPTSEGGAQAGEDQGRANAEHEGDHALDTADFSDGRVGNLRVDYALPSQGLSVTDSGVFWPAPGQPQAELVDVSDHHLVWVDLEL from the coding sequence ATGATCCGCAAGCACCACCTCCTCACCCTCGCCCTGTGCGCCACCCTGACCGCCTGCGCCAGCGAGAACAACACCGTCGACGACTCCAACGCCCAGGCCGACGCCGGCGAGCAGGATACGACCGAGCAGGACGCAACCCAGCAGGACGCAACCCAGCAGGACGCAACCCAGCAAGACACCACCAGTGCCCCCACCACCGTCCGCGTCGCCACCTACAACGCCTCGCTCTACCGCCAGCAGGCCGGCCAACTCGCCGACGACCTCGCCGGCGGCCAGGACGCCCAGGCCAAAGAGGTCGCCGAGGTCCTGCAGCGCGTGCGCCCCGACGTCGTCCTCATCAACGAGTTCGACTGGGACGCCGACGGCGAGGCCGCGCGGATCTTCCAAGAGGAGTATTTGGCAGTAGGCCAGGCCGGCCAAGAGGCCCTCGACTACGCCCACCGCTACGTGCCGGCGACCAACACCGGCCTGTCGTCGGGCGTCGACCTCGACGGCGACGGCCAGGCGACCACCGAGCCGGGCAGCAACGCCTACGGCAACGACTCGTACGGCTACGGCCAGTTTACGGGCCAATACGGCATGGTCATCTACTCGCGCTATCCCATCGCGACCGACGCGATCCGCAGCTTTCAAGAGTTCTTGTGGAAGGAGATGCCCGACTCGCAGATGCCCGCCGACTTCTACTCGGAGGAGGCCAAGGACGTGATGCGCCTGTCGTCGAAGAACCACGTCGACGTGCCCGTCGAGATCGACGGCACGACCGTGCACGTGCTGGCGAGTCACCCGACCCCGCCGGCCTTCGACGGCCCCGAGGACCGAAACGGGCGGCGCAATCACGACGAGGTTCGCCTGTGGCTCGACTACGTCACCGGCGGCGAGCAGGCGGCCTATTTGGTCGACGATAGCGGCGTGGCCGGCGGGCTCGCCGACGGCGCCGAGTTTGTGGTGGTGGGAGATCTGAACACCGACCCGAAAGACGGCGACAGCCGGCGCGGCGCGCTCGTCGACCTGCTCGCCTTCGCCCAGGACCCGCAGCCCACCAGCGAGGGCGGCGCGCAGGCCGGCGAAGACCAGGGCCGGGCCAACGCCGAGCACGAAGGCGACCACGCGCTCGACACCGCCGACTTCAGCGACGGCCGCGTGGGCAACCTGCGCGTCGACTACGCGCTGCCCTCACAGGGCCTGTCGGTCACCGACAGCGGAGTGTTCTGGCCCGCGCCCGGCCAGCCGCAGGCCGAGCTCGTCGACGTCTCCGACCATCACCTGGTGTGGGTCGACTTGGAGCTGTGA
- a CDS encoding protein kinase domain-containing protein, translating into MYSISCGAYDLHEVIGEGGMAQVWRGVHRAKGVPVAVKVVTAGNSLEAAYVDSFEREVQAVAALNHPGIVRVFDYGRISEETARGHESLAAGSPYLVMELFEAGPLEPGRAITSWAEVCDFAFALLDALAHAHARGVIHRDIKPDNILCDDAGSPTQPNRNYPNSTYTNRRHYKLSDFGLAHAAEEGVGEAVSAGTPQYMPPEQLTGRWRDFGPWTDLYALGCLLYELVCGRLPFDHEKLLRIVHMQMHEPLPPIEPRFAVPAGLEAFLRRMVAKEPAKRFRRAADAAFALAQLEAPVARVAAPPIGPPPSQIDTDADTLMDTSPEAYTALHEGHLPTRVSHDTMADLIQTETTRGMATLPLWEGPLIDASAPKTSPDTLVDVEAALSNFEPPPPLPESWRLAEPEQKLKQLDGTGLELFGLRALPFAGRQLERDEMWRVFREVFETQGLRVVSLRGPAGIGKSSLAEWMSHRVEEMGAANALKALHSSRSGANEGVPAMLERYFGVWHCSRQQIYERIVERLEYVRPTSDGGADADVEQAEADDELARALTEIIRPAKSDTDDDGPTYQFSSHGERYATVRKLLERLGSERPVLMWLDDAVRSQMALGFVRYLMEHDSTLPILIVLTSSNETATENTVAAGYLREIEEDDRVDRLDLRPMDTAAMGELIGQALRLDDALVARLQRRAQGLPLYVTQLLGDWVSQGALVDGEAGFRLREDGAEAFPVSIAELWDRRIERLLGRFDAARRDGFEIALELAATLGHQIDQAEWLAACEARGISGAKQLLAAMFDENLARLTAPGALFAHELLTDRLVQRAQEAGRTRQNHRACARALEQVYPPSDVEAAVRSARHLMDAHALDDALDKLEATLLHLRESGDASAAMSLLDRCKKAADRLGLDENHRRRARHAWLRGHFLLMRGELREAQRCAQQAIESAERHEWHNEAGHARIIEGRSLMGQLELDAAMESYKKATRHFEATKDREGLARAKFGKGVVHTHSGEHAAAKQCFKEAAWCAELVDDGPLRAKSLVQLGTVLLAEGDPDEAFACTEQAYKIAEQAGARASRANAARHLGEIARLQKDWETARRWLQEAYDATLSAMMFVRHYDRLNLALVDLDTEHYERADTTFGELRDSFAQAQDNAALPLIDLARVLCAVALDRQDQYLEELARVADNPAPAPNMRRDMAAIAEKAAKLAEARGWDGVGVLRGVGEA; encoded by the coding sequence ATGTATTCAATATCGTGCGGTGCCTATGACCTCCACGAGGTCATCGGCGAAGGGGGAATGGCCCAGGTTTGGAGGGGCGTCCACCGAGCCAAAGGGGTGCCTGTGGCGGTCAAGGTGGTCACCGCGGGCAACTCGCTCGAGGCGGCCTACGTCGACAGCTTCGAGCGCGAGGTGCAGGCGGTCGCGGCGTTGAACCACCCCGGGATCGTGCGCGTGTTCGACTACGGGCGCATCAGCGAAGAGACCGCCCGCGGGCACGAGAGCCTGGCGGCCGGGAGTCCTTACCTGGTCATGGAGCTGTTCGAGGCGGGCCCGCTCGAGCCGGGGCGCGCCATCACCAGTTGGGCGGAGGTGTGCGATTTTGCCTTCGCGCTGCTCGACGCGCTCGCTCATGCCCATGCTCGCGGGGTCATCCACCGCGACATCAAGCCCGACAATATCCTGTGCGATGACGCAGGCTCCCCCACCCAGCCGAACCGAAACTATCCCAATTCAACCTATACAAATAGGCGTCACTACAAGCTGAGCGATTTCGGCCTGGCGCACGCCGCCGAAGAAGGCGTCGGCGAGGCCGTGTCGGCGGGGACGCCGCAGTATATGCCCCCCGAGCAGCTCACCGGGCGCTGGCGAGACTTCGGCCCGTGGACAGATCTGTACGCGCTCGGGTGTCTGCTCTACGAGCTGGTGTGCGGCCGGCTGCCGTTCGACCACGAGAAGCTGTTGCGCATCGTGCACATGCAGATGCACGAGCCCTTGCCGCCCATCGAGCCGCGATTCGCGGTGCCCGCCGGCCTGGAGGCGTTTTTGCGCCGGATGGTGGCCAAGGAGCCGGCCAAGCGGTTTCGCCGGGCGGCCGACGCGGCCTTCGCGCTGGCGCAGCTCGAGGCGCCGGTGGCCCGAGTGGCTGCCCCGCCGATCGGGCCGCCGCCGTCGCAGATCGACACCGACGCCGACACGCTGATGGACACCTCGCCCGAGGCGTACACGGCGCTGCACGAGGGGCATTTGCCCACGCGGGTCTCCCACGACACGATGGCCGACCTGATCCAGACGGAGACGACGCGCGGCATGGCGACCTTGCCGCTTTGGGAGGGGCCGCTGATCGACGCATCGGCTCCGAAAACGTCGCCCGACACGTTAGTCGATGTCGAGGCGGCGCTCTCCAACTTCGAGCCGCCGCCGCCCCTTCCCGAGAGCTGGCGTCTGGCCGAGCCCGAGCAGAAGCTCAAGCAGCTCGACGGCACCGGGCTGGAGTTGTTCGGGCTGCGCGCGCTGCCGTTTGCGGGCCGCCAACTCGAGCGTGACGAGATGTGGCGGGTCTTTCGCGAGGTCTTCGAGACGCAGGGGCTGCGCGTGGTCAGCCTGCGCGGGCCGGCGGGCATCGGCAAGAGCAGCCTGGCCGAGTGGATGAGCCACCGGGTCGAGGAGATGGGCGCGGCCAACGCGCTCAAGGCGCTGCACAGCTCGCGAAGCGGGGCGAACGAGGGCGTGCCGGCGATGCTCGAGCGTTATTTCGGCGTCTGGCATTGCTCGCGCCAGCAGATCTACGAGCGCATCGTCGAGCGCCTCGAGTATGTGCGGCCTACTAGCGACGGCGGCGCCGACGCCGACGTCGAGCAGGCCGAGGCGGACGACGAGTTGGCGCGCGCGCTCACCGAGATTATTCGCCCGGCGAAGTCCGACACCGACGACGACGGCCCCACCTACCAGTTCTCCAGCCACGGCGAGCGCTACGCCACCGTGCGCAAGCTGCTCGAGCGACTCGGCTCGGAGCGGCCGGTGTTGATGTGGCTCGACGACGCCGTGCGCAGTCAGATGGCGCTCGGATTCGTGCGCTACCTGATGGAGCACGACAGCACGCTGCCCATTTTGATCGTGCTGACCTCGTCGAACGAGACGGCCACCGAGAACACGGTGGCGGCGGGTTATCTGCGAGAGATCGAAGAGGACGACCGGGTCGACCGCCTCGACCTGCGGCCGATGGACACCGCCGCGATGGGCGAGCTGATCGGCCAGGCCTTGCGCCTCGACGACGCGTTGGTCGCGCGCCTGCAGCGCCGCGCCCAGGGCTTGCCGCTGTACGTGACCCAGCTCCTGGGCGACTGGGTCAGCCAGGGTGCGCTCGTCGACGGCGAGGCCGGGTTTCGGCTGCGCGAGGACGGCGCGGAGGCCTTTCCGGTGAGCATCGCCGAGCTGTGGGACCGGCGTATCGAGCGGCTCTTGGGCCGGTTCGACGCCGCGCGTCGCGACGGGTTCGAGATCGCGCTCGAGCTCGCCGCCACGCTCGGCCACCAGATCGACCAGGCCGAGTGGCTCGCCGCGTGTGAAGCGCGCGGGATCTCGGGCGCCAAGCAGCTCTTGGCGGCCATGTTCGACGAGAACCTCGCCCGGCTGACCGCCCCGGGCGCGCTCTTCGCCCACGAATTGCTCACCGACAGGCTGGTGCAGCGCGCTCAGGAGGCCGGACGCACCCGCCAGAACCACCGCGCCTGCGCCCGAGCCCTCGAGCAGGTCTACCCGCCCAGCGACGTGGAAGCTGCGGTGCGAAGCGCGCGCCACCTGATGGACGCCCACGCCCTCGATGACGCCCTCGACAAGCTCGAGGCGACGCTGTTGCACCTGCGCGAGTCGGGCGATGCATCGGCGGCGATGTCGCTGCTCGACCGATGCAAGAAGGCCGCCGACCGACTGGGGCTGGACGAGAACCACCGCCGCAGGGCGCGCCACGCATGGCTTCGCGGCCACTTCTTGCTCATGCGCGGCGAGCTACGCGAGGCGCAGCGCTGCGCCCAGCAGGCCATCGAGTCCGCCGAGCGCCACGAGTGGCATAACGAAGCCGGCCACGCCCGGATCATCGAGGGCCGCTCGCTGATGGGCCAGCTCGAGCTCGACGCCGCGATGGAGAGCTACAAAAAGGCGACGCGTCATTTCGAGGCCACCAAGGATCGCGAGGGGCTCGCCCGCGCGAAGTTCGGCAAGGGCGTCGTTCACACTCACAGCGGCGAGCACGCCGCGGCCAAGCAATGTTTCAAGGAGGCGGCCTGGTGCGCCGAGCTCGTCGACGACGGCCCGCTGCGCGCCAAGTCCCTGGTGCAACTAGGCACCGTCTTGCTCGCCGAAGGCGACCCCGACGAGGCGTTCGCGTGCACCGAGCAAGCCTATAAGATCGCCGAGCAGGCGGGCGCACGCGCCTCCCGCGCGAACGCCGCGCGCCACCTGGGCGAGATCGCCCGGCTGCAAAAAGACTGGGAGACGGCGCGCCGCTGGCTGCAAGAAGCCTACGACGCCACGCTGTCGGCGATGATGTTCGTGCGCCACTACGACCGGCTCAACCTGGCCCTGGTCGACCTGGACACCGAGCACTACGAGCGCGCCGACACCACCTTTGGCGAGTTGCGCGACAGCTTCGCTCAGGCCCAAGACAACGCCGCCCTGCCCTTGATCGACCTGGCGCGCGTGCTGTGCGCCGTGGCGCTCGACCGCCAGGACCAGTACCTCGAAGAGCTCGCCCGAGTCGCCGACAACCCCGCGCCCGCGCCGAATATGCGTCGCGACATGGCCGCGATTGCCGAGAAAGCGGCCAAATTGGCTGAGGCGCGCGGGTGGGATGGGGTTGGGGTGTTGCGGGGTGTTGGTGAGGCGTAG
- a CDS encoding ABC transporter substrate-binding protein, protein MKIKKLHALLALALSVSLVGVGCDKKEEAKTDEKAEAEGAAEEAAPEIKADKGVDLESKTIHVGALNDTSGPAVAIGKPFAVGKKLVAERVNAGEVLPEGWKVEMHNKDHGYNPQKALQGYKEMSDDVLYVATSFGTPPTLQVRPMLERDKVVAFPASLSEQLAQNEFTPPTGPTYKMETMRAFDWAVEHAKKGGKEFKPGIIYQADDYGKDGIDGMKQAAKAHGVEIVAEASIKPGEKEVTAAVKKLKDAGANYVMLTLLPSSAAPVLGKAAQLEYQPVFMGNTPTWVDAFFSDKSPAPPQIFANFHWVTGFPYWGEDVPGMKEFEAAFDKHAKDQPRDFYVLVSYIQGLAQAEILKRAIENKDLTREGFVTAMHSIEDWNADGLIQPISLEKVPYVTGTKTRVLKPNFEKKTWEVAGDYKTPKAFEGAGDKQAKKDE, encoded by the coding sequence ATGAAGATCAAGAAGCTTCATGCTCTGCTCGCCCTTGCGCTCAGCGTTTCGCTGGTCGGCGTCGGGTGCGACAAGAAGGAAGAGGCCAAGACCGACGAGAAGGCCGAGGCCGAAGGCGCCGCTGAGGAAGCCGCCCCCGAGATCAAAGCCGACAAGGGCGTCGATTTGGAGAGCAAGACCATCCACGTGGGCGCGCTCAACGACACCAGCGGACCGGCGGTGGCCATCGGCAAGCCGTTCGCGGTGGGTAAGAAGCTCGTGGCCGAGCGGGTCAACGCCGGTGAGGTGCTGCCCGAGGGTTGGAAGGTCGAGATGCACAACAAAGACCACGGCTACAACCCGCAAAAGGCGCTGCAGGGCTACAAAGAGATGAGCGACGACGTCCTGTACGTCGCCACCAGCTTCGGCACCCCGCCGACCTTGCAGGTGCGCCCGATGCTCGAGCGCGACAAGGTCGTGGCCTTCCCGGCGTCGTTGTCCGAGCAGCTCGCCCAAAACGAGTTCACCCCGCCCACCGGCCCGACCTACAAGATGGAGACGATGCGCGCGTTCGACTGGGCGGTCGAGCACGCCAAAAAAGGGGGCAAGGAGTTCAAGCCCGGCATCATCTACCAGGCCGACGACTACGGCAAAGACGGCATCGACGGCATGAAGCAGGCCGCCAAGGCCCACGGCGTCGAGATCGTGGCCGAGGCGTCGATCAAGCCGGGCGAGAAGGAAGTCACCGCCGCGGTCAAAAAGCTCAAGGACGCCGGCGCCAACTACGTCATGCTCACGCTGCTGCCGTCGAGCGCCGCCCCCGTGCTCGGCAAGGCCGCCCAGCTCGAGTACCAGCCGGTCTTCATGGGCAATACCCCCACCTGGGTCGACGCCTTCTTCAGCGACAAGAGCCCGGCGCCGCCGCAGATCTTCGCCAACTTCCACTGGGTCACCGGCTTTCCGTACTGGGGTGAGGACGTGCCCGGCATGAAGGAGTTCGAGGCGGCTTTCGACAAGCACGCCAAGGACCAGCCGCGCGACTTCTACGTGCTCGTCTCCTATATCCAGGGGCTGGCGCAGGCCGAGATCTTGAAGCGCGCCATCGAGAACAAGGACCTGACCCGCGAGGGCTTCGTGACGGCGATGCACAGTATCGAGGACTGGAACGCCGACGGCCTCATCCAGCCCATCAGCCTGGAGAAGGTCCCCTACGTCACCGGCACCAAGACGCGCGTGCTCAAGCCCAACTTCGAGAAGAAGACCTGGGAGGTCGCCGGCGACTACAAGACGCCCAAGGCGTTTGAAGGCGCAGGCGACAAGCAAGCCAAGAAGGACGAATAA
- a CDS encoding ABC transporter ATP-binding protein, protein MLEIANLEVVYHSVVRVLDGVSLKVPEGSIVALLGPNGAGKTTTLRAISGLLDVHDGQATKGTITWEGPSGDPKALLGSPAEQIVGAGIAQVMEGRRIFADLTVEENLLAGAHVSSGDVKQDIQKFYERFPVLGDRRKRTAGYLSGGEQQMLAIARALMSRPKLLLMDEPSLGLAPKIVADVAELIRELNDEGMTILLVEQNAAMALDLAEYGYVMENGKIVRDGPSQELLDDEDIQEFYLGMGRGETKSYRDVKHYRRRKRWLS, encoded by the coding sequence GTGCTCGAGATCGCGAACTTAGAAGTCGTCTACCACTCCGTCGTGCGTGTGCTCGACGGGGTGAGCTTGAAGGTGCCCGAGGGCTCCATCGTCGCCCTGTTGGGGCCTAACGGCGCCGGCAAGACCACGACTCTGCGCGCGATCTCGGGCCTGCTCGACGTCCACGACGGCCAGGCCACCAAAGGCACCATCACCTGGGAGGGCCCGTCGGGTGACCCAAAGGCCCTCTTGGGCAGCCCCGCCGAGCAGATCGTCGGCGCGGGCATCGCCCAGGTGATGGAAGGCCGGCGCATCTTCGCCGACCTGACCGTCGAAGAGAACCTCCTCGCTGGCGCGCACGTGAGCTCCGGCGACGTGAAGCAAGACATCCAAAAATTCTACGAGCGTTTCCCGGTCCTCGGAGACCGGCGAAAACGCACCGCCGGCTACCTGTCGGGCGGTGAGCAGCAGATGCTCGCCATCGCTCGCGCGCTGATGAGCCGGCCCAAGCTCCTGTTGATGGACGAACCCTCGCTGGGGCTCGCCCCCAAGATCGTGGCCGACGTCGCCGAGCTCATCCGCGAGCTCAACGACGAGGGCATGACCATCTTGCTCGTCGAGCAAAACGCGGCCATGGCGCTCGATTTGGCCGAGTACGGCTACGTCATGGAGAACGGCAAGATCGTGCGCGACGGGCCCTCCCAGGAGCTCCTCGACGACGAGGACATCCAAGAATTCTACCTGGGCATGGGTCGCGGCGAGACCAAGAGCTACCGCGACGTCAAGCACTACCGACGCCGAAAGAGGTGGCTTAGCTGA
- a CDS encoding ABC transporter ATP-binding protein — protein sequence MFLAIDNVELAFEGVKALDGVSLDVPKGSLTAVIGPNGAGKTSLFNCISGVYKPTAGQVRLEGKNIAGQPPHETAAMGVARMFQNLALFDQMTVLENMLLGRHHRYETSWWNDIFFFGKTAKQEVAHREKVEEVIDFLHLERFRKTPVGILPYGILKRVELGRALCMEPELLLLDEPAAGLNQEETEDMARYMLDIKEELGITQILIEHELHFVLDLADNIAVLDFGSKIAEGPPAQIRQEPAVIEAYVGVGHGSV from the coding sequence ATGTTTCTGGCGATCGACAATGTCGAGCTGGCCTTCGAGGGCGTCAAAGCGCTCGACGGGGTGAGCTTGGACGTCCCCAAAGGCTCGCTCACCGCGGTCATCGGCCCCAACGGCGCCGGCAAGACCTCGCTGTTCAACTGCATCTCGGGGGTCTACAAGCCGACCGCCGGCCAGGTGCGTCTGGAGGGCAAAAATATTGCCGGCCAGCCGCCCCACGAAACCGCGGCGATGGGCGTGGCGCGCATGTTCCAGAACCTGGCGCTCTTCGACCAGATGACCGTGCTCGAGAATATGCTCCTGGGCCGCCACCACCGCTACGAGACGAGCTGGTGGAACGACATCTTCTTCTTCGGCAAGACCGCCAAGCAGGAGGTGGCCCACCGCGAGAAGGTCGAGGAGGTCATCGACTTTCTGCACCTGGAGCGCTTCCGAAAGACGCCGGTGGGGATCTTGCCCTACGGCATCCTCAAACGCGTCGAGCTGGGCCGCGCGCTGTGCATGGAGCCCGAGCTGTTGCTGCTCGACGAGCCCGCCGCCGGGCTCAACCAAGAAGAAACCGAGGACATGGCCCGCTACATGCTCGACATCAAAGAGGAGCTGGGCATCACCCAGATCTTGATCGAGCACGAGCTGCACTTCGTGCTCGACCTGGCCGACAATATCGCCGTGCTCGACTTCGGCTCGAAGATCGCCGAGGGACCGCCGGCTCAGATTCGCCAGGAGCCTGCAGTGATCGAGGCGTATGTGGGGGTTGGGCACGGGAGTGTGTGA